Genomic DNA from Jejubacter calystegiae:
GGGTGCAGGAGCTGCACCCAGAACCAGTCGGTTAGAACCAGTCATAGAACCTATAGATCCCCCTAACCCCCAGGTGGGGGGAGAAGGGGAGATTCTCGCTGACGCTCAGAAAGCCCTGGAATTTTACAACCAGCAGACCGGTACCCGCTGCAAGGACGCAAAGCCGTTTGTCACGCTGCTGACCCCAACCACATCCCGGGATGCGTACACACTGGATGACCTAAAGCTGGTGATCCGCTGGGTGGTGAGCGAGTGGAAGCGCCGCGGAGACACATACGCGAAACCGGCCAATATCTGCCGCGTTAACAGGTTTGACGGTTACCTGGCTGACGCTACCGCCTGGGCTACTGCGGAAGCTGCCATTCCCGCCGAGGATGTGATCGCCGGTTACAACGAAATCCTGGGCGATGTTCTGCCCGTTGCTGAACTGGACGACGGCCGCCGCCGGATGATTCGACACATCCAAGCGCACATGCTGACCCAGAGTATCCCAGCGTTCTTGGGTTACTTCGAGAAATTTCGCGATACGGCGCCAGAGTTCTATTTTGGTGGCCCTGAGCGCGACGGGTGGCGTGCCAGCTTCGACTACCTGATGAAGCCTGAGACGCTGAGGAAAACACGGGAGAATGCGCTGTGAGTCCGCAGGATCTGGAAAGCTTTGTGTTGAGTGGATTGCTCAACGGCGGCGCCACGCCGGACGCCTTCGACGTTATCGCCACTACTCCGGAAGAGGCGTTTTCTGTCGGTTTCTACCGCCGCACTTTTGCCGAGATAAAAAAACAGGCGCTGGCCGACGGTCTGATCGACATGATGATGGTTAGCGAAGCGCTGGGCGGTAACAGCTTGGCGGATATCGCGGAGTTGATGCGCGTCCCGGGCACAGTAGCGAACCTGGGCGGCTATGCCAAAAAAATGGTGAAGGCATGGCGCGGCCGACAGATCGAACAGCTCCTGCAGGATGGCGCCGACGCTATCCGCCGGGCATCGAATCAGGCGCAGCGGGACCTGGCGATTGAAACGTCGATTACCCGTTTGCTGGATCTCACAGCCGATAGCGGCAACGTTCAGCCTGTACACATTCAGGACATACTCCCGCGGTACATGGATACAATCCAGAAGCGCCTGGAGGGCAACGCGGAGACCCGGAACATCCTGAGCGGCATTGAAGAGCTGGACGCAGAGACCGGAGGATTTAACAAACAGGATCTGATCGTCGTCGCCGGTCGACCGGGCATGGGTAAAACCGAATTTGCGCTGAAAATCGTGGATGGCGTCACCGGTACCGGCGGCGGCGCCCTGGTGTTCAGCCTGGAGATGCCGCAGCTGCAGGTCGCGGAACGTTCCCTGGCTGGCGCTGGCGGCCTCTCCGTTACGAAACTGCGTAACCCCATCCAGATGCACGATGAAGACTGGGGGCGGCTAAGCAGCGCGCTCAGCCACATGAACGAGCGCGATGTATGGATCGTCGATGCTACAGACATGACCGTAGAGCAGATCCGGGCCATCGCTGAGACGCATAAGCGCCGCTACCCGCGCCTGGCGATGATTATGGTGGATTATCTGGGGCTGATTAAGAAGCCGCGCGCAGAGCGTAACGACCTGGCAGTGGCCCACATATCCCGCAGTTTAAAAACCATGGCTATGCGTTTGCATACTCCCGTTTTCGCGCTCAGCCAGCTATCTCGCGCGGTGGATTCCCGACCGGCGGGCAGCCGTCGCCCGGTAATGTCGGATCTGCGTGATTCCGGCTCTATCGAGCAGGATGCCGATAGCATACTCCTGCTGTACCGCGATGAAGTTTATAACCCCGACAGCCCTGCCGCCGGTGTGGCAGAGGTGATTATCGGTAAGTCGCGTTTCAGTGCGGCGGGAAAAGTGATTTACCAGCAGTTCAAAAACGGCCACTTCATGCCGATCGACCAGGCCGTGGCCCAGGAAAAAGCCCGTATGCAAAGCGCTGCACAGCAGCCGCCGAAGCAACGAGAACGGCGTTACAGCACCGAGAAATTTTAATCAGCGCCTGACCAGCGCTTTAACCAAAGAGGAAAGACCAATGACCAATGAAATCACCATCGATGATGGTTGCGACTACACCTCCCTGATCGTCTGGCGGATGAACGCTGGCGCCCGCGCGCGTAGTGGTGCCGGTTTCGTTATGCCGCCAGTTCCCCAGCAGGTGGTTCCGCCACTGTGCAAAAAAACAGTAACCCGGTCATCAAAACCCAAACCCACAAAACGCCGCTCAACGGATACGACCCCGGCCGATGTTCTGGTTTCCGTTATGTTCGGCAAGACACTGACATACCGCGGCATCCTGGCAGCGCTGGCGAAGCAGCACCCGGAATGCAGCCTGACTCTGCGACAGCTCCAGATGCGGGTTTTCTCAATGATTGAATCTCGCTACGTCGGGATCACTCGGCACGACGATATGCCGGTTACCCACTACACGCTGTACAGCATAGATCCACGTTTCTACACGCTGTCAGCGGCGCAGAAGAGGTAACGCTATGGCCGGGCAATCGGATTACCTCCCGCCCGGTCTGCCGTTCAATCGTGCCAAATGGCCGCAGGAATGCCAGTTGAAAGAGCATTACGACATGCGCGCATGCGCCTTAGTCCGCCAGCTCTTTGATAAGCAGATAACCCGCGGCGCCATCCTGGCGCAGATTGACCGCACGCCGGAGACATACCGGGAGTTTTTTAGAGATCGACTGAATTACTGGAGAGGGGAGAGGGAAAAATGCCTGATTTTCGCGGAATAGAAATGATGAGCGATGTGGCGCATAACAACGCGCTACTGAGATGCCGTGAGGCGTTTATATCAGCGTGCAAATCTGTTGGCATAGAGTGCGAGGTGGTGTGATATGGCTAAATCATCTGATGTACATGACCTGTTAACCGCGTACCAGAAACAGGCGCGGAAAGTCCCTGCAAAGGGTGTTTATGCCTCAAGGCAACGCCAGGCTGAGGTGCAGGCGGCGCACACGCGCAAGATAATGCGAAAGCGTCGGCGGTCAGTCGGCAAGTCAAACAAGCTCGGCTGTCGTTTTACGGCGGAAATGCGCGTAGCTCTGATTTGCGATATGAATTTCTGGGCGCTGATATGCCGCTCTAATCGTAATCAGGTGGCTAATAAAGATGGCGAGGCGGTGTGATGTCTGATTCATTATCTCATGACGAATTATGCCTGATAGCCTGGCGCTTTCTTCAGAATAACGGATTCAAAGTCGCATTTCATGACCGGTTTCGGGCATGGACGCCCTACGGAGAGCAGGCGGATGCCATTGGTTTCAGAAATGGCGCATCGTGTCTTATCGAGGCGAAATGCTCACGCTCTGATTTGTCTGCTGACAGAAAGAAACAATTCAGAATTGACCCTGAAAAAGGAATGGGCGACTGGCGTTTTTTTATTAGCGAGCCAGGGATTGTAAATATTGATGATTTACCCCCCGGGTGGGGTTTGCTCCATGTTGTCAAAGGACGGGTAAAAAAGGTTCACGGCTGGCCGGGTAATGGCCTCTGGGTTAACAGAGAGAGCAAGCCGTTCAGGGCAAATAAACAAGCGGAATGCGATTACATGTTTAGTGCATTACGCCGCATGGATTTGCGCGGACATTTAACGGAAATTTATGACGGCGTTATTAACGGGGAGGCCGAACAGTGAGCATTAGCAAAGAGTGGCTGAAAAGCAAAATTATTGAAATTGAATCAACACGCGACGAAATACCATTCGGAATCGATGATGAAGATTCAGACACGCTAGCAGTGCTAAAGCAAGCTCTGGCAGACAGAGAAGAACTGGAGCGGCTGCGGGCGCAGGAGCCTATAGCGTGGACAGATGAGCAAGAGTTGCGCGACCTGGCAAAGCACAAATGCGCATATCTGTTCACCGTAGATCGTGAGAATCCGTATCACGACCCACGGCGTCAGATAACGCTCTACGCAGAGCCTAAGCCGCTGGCGGCATCATGCATCACCAGCGTCGCCCGTGCCGCGTTGGATTATATCGACGCGCTGCCGGATGAAGTAGTGGCCACGCTGCCAGTAATGCCCGGTTTTGATCGGGATTGGGCCGAAGATGCGCTATCCGGCAACTCTCCGGAAATCCCGGATGGTTGGATTCCGTGCAGTGAGCGGATGCCAGATCCAAATACGTACGTCCTGGTCTGTAACGGTGTGTGGGTTGGTATGGGTAAATATAACGATGCAGAGTATTTTGAGAATTGCGAACGCTGGCAGGACGAGCACGGAGAATTTATAGAATTGATTCACCACCCAGTAACTCATTGGCAATTACTGCCCACCGCGCCGGAGGTTAAGTGATGGGAAAATCAGCAGCAGAGCGCAAGGCCGCGCAGCGTGCACGGCAAGCCAGCGAAGGCCAGCGCAAAATAGAACTGCATCTGGATGCCCAGAAACTGGAAATGCTGGAGCGGAACCGCGCCGCCCGGCGCCCAGGTCGGGAACCGTACGACGCCGCGGAGTATATCGCAATGCTGATACGTCAGGACGATGCACGGGCACGAATGCATATTCGATCGATCAGCCGCAAGCGCTGTGGCCGGTGTGGCGACCCATTACCCGTCAGCGAATGTCTGCTGGACAGTGAAAGCCAGTGCTGGGTAAATCGTGGTTGGCATGAGATAAAACTCAAGCTGTGACATGTCACATAGAACGAAAGCCGCCTAACGGCGGTTTTCTTTTATAAACATATACTTAAAAATTAATTACGCTGTGCCTTTCGCATAAAATGCTCTTAAAAGTTTGCATCATCGGTTAGCTGGGAGTATATATACTGTATGAATGTACAGTTACCCGAAAGGAGGGACTATGCGCATTGAAGTGATGATCGACAGGTCTAAGAAGCTCCCGAATGGTGCTATACCTGCCCTGGAACA
This window encodes:
- a CDS encoding DUF551 domain-containing protein, whose amino-acid sequence is MSISKEWLKSKIIEIESTRDEIPFGIDDEDSDTLAVLKQALADREELERLRAQEPIAWTDEQELRDLAKHKCAYLFTVDRENPYHDPRRQITLYAEPKPLAASCITSVARAALDYIDALPDEVVATLPVMPGFDRDWAEDALSGNSPEIPDGWIPCSERMPDPNTYVLVCNGVWVGMGKYNDAEYFENCERWQDEHGEFIELIHHPVTHWQLLPTAPEVK
- a CDS encoding replicative DNA helicase, with translation MSPQDLESFVLSGLLNGGATPDAFDVIATTPEEAFSVGFYRRTFAEIKKQALADGLIDMMMVSEALGGNSLADIAELMRVPGTVANLGGYAKKMVKAWRGRQIEQLLQDGADAIRRASNQAQRDLAIETSITRLLDLTADSGNVQPVHIQDILPRYMDTIQKRLEGNAETRNILSGIEELDAETGGFNKQDLIVVAGRPGMGKTEFALKIVDGVTGTGGGALVFSLEMPQLQVAERSLAGAGGLSVTKLRNPIQMHDEDWGRLSSALSHMNERDVWIVDATDMTVEQIRAIAETHKRRYPRLAMIMVDYLGLIKKPRAERNDLAVAHISRSLKTMAMRLHTPVFALSQLSRAVDSRPAGSRRPVMSDLRDSGSIEQDADSILLLYRDEVYNPDSPAAGVAEVIIGKSRFSAAGKVIYQQFKNGHFMPIDQAVAQEKARMQSAAQQPPKQRERRYSTEKF
- a CDS encoding helix-turn-helix domain-containing protein translates to MSMLLMVQAMAIKVGNPLRKLVLIKLADNASDSGECWPSVGHIADQCEISPRSVQSHIRQLVKDGLVRVEQRRGSSGVNQSNVYHLNLAGEGANPAPYGAAAAPRGRKSCGGEGAGAAPRTSRLEPVIEPIDPPNPQVGGEGEILADAQKALEFYNQQTGTRCKDAKPFVTLLTPTTSRDAYTLDDLKLVIRWVVSEWKRRGDTYAKPANICRVNRFDGYLADATAWATAEAAIPAEDVIAGYNEILGDVLPVAELDDGRRRMIRHIQAHMLTQSIPAFLGYFEKFRDTAPEFYFGGPERDGWRASFDYLMKPETLRKTRENAL